Proteins from one Setaria italica strain Yugu1 chromosome V, Setaria_italica_v2.0, whole genome shotgun sequence genomic window:
- the LOC101756106 gene encoding probable WRKY transcription factor 71 produces the protein MSSGGGGGGGGGDHHGVYHQHGHGGHLARADGAEYVFGNSDMESFFFNQPASGGVGGGSRAGADELMPPYTNITDYLQGFLDPSGLARHLDAPCPAEDGQVKHELSLDVMSHDSQGTSGAAGEGAVALLTPNSSVSLSSSEREGEGQPRRCKKKAEDEVAAEGDEKDQEDGENSTKANKPKKKAEKRQRQPRVAFLTKSEVDHLEDGYRWRKYGQKAVKNSPYPRSYYRCTTPKCGVKKRVERSYQDPSTVITTYEGQHTHHSPASLRAGGAHLFMSGAHGLPPHLMPSAGGFRPDLMSMMHPIHTGANPNMFLPSMPPPQMPTPSPPPPPLQQHHFSDYALLQDLFPSTMPNNP, from the exons ATGTCttctggaggaggaggcggcggcggaggaggagatcaCCATGGCGTCTACCACcagcacggccacggcggccacctcgcccgcgccgATGGCGCCGAGTACGTGTTCGGCAACAGCGACATGGAGAGCTTCTTCTTCAACCAGCCGGCGTCGGGGGGCGTCGGTGGAGGTAGCAgagccggcgccgacgagctcATGCCGCCGTACACCAACATCACGGACTACCTGCAGGGGTTCCTAGACCCGTCCGGGCTGGCGCGGCACCTCGACGCGCCGTGCCCGGCGGAGGATGGCCAGGTCAAGCACGAGCTGTCTCTCGATGTGATGAGCCACGACAGCCAGGGCACCAGCGGCGCGGCCGGAGAAGGGGCGGTGGCGCTGCTCACGCCCAACTCCTCGGTGTCTCTCTCGTCCAGCGAACGGGAGGGGGAGGGCCAGCCTCGTCGTTGCAAGAAGAAGGCGGAGGATGAGGTGGCTGCGGAGGGGGATGAGAAAGATCAGGAAGATGGGGAGAATTCCACGAAAGC GAACAAACCCAAGAAGAAAGCCGAGAAGAGGCAGAGGCAGCCCCGCGTCGCCTTCCTCACCAAGAGCGAGGTGGATCACCTTGAGGACGGCTACCGGTGGCGCAAATACGGCCAGAAGGCGGTTAAGAACAGCCCTTACCCAAG GAGCTACTACCGGTGCACGACGCCCAAGTGCGGCGTGAAGAAGCGCGTGGAGCGGTCGTACCAGGACCCGTCGACGGTGATCACGACGTACGAGGGGCAGCACACGCACCACAGCCCCGCCagcctccgcgccggcggcgcccacctCTTCATGTCCGGCGCGCACGGTCTGCCGCCGCACCTTATGCCGTCCGCCGGCGGCTTCCGCCCGGACCTGATGAGCATGATGCACCCCATCCACACGGGCGCGAACCCTAACATGTTCCTGCCAagcatgccgccgccgcagatgccaacgccgtcgcctcctccccctcctcttcagCAGCACCATTTCTCTGACTACGCCCTCTTGCAAGACCTTTTCCCGTCCACAATGCCCAACAACCCATGA